Proteins encoded by one window of Blautia argi:
- a CDS encoding aspartate aminotransferase family protein, giving the protein MCSKDYIELAENSILHTYNRFPVVLDKGKGVYLYDLEGKEYLDFGAGIAVFSLGYGNEEYNEALKGQIDKLIHTSNLYYNVPMAEAADKLLKASGMSRVFFTNSGTEAIEGAIKAARKYAWLKDKSTDHEIIAMRHSFHGRSLGALSVTGNRHYQEPFKPLIGGVKFADFNDLDSVKEAVTEKTCAIILETVQGEGGIYPAEEGFLKGIKEICAEKDILLILDEIQCGMGRTGSMFAWQQYGVEPDIMTCAKALGCGVPVGAFVLGEKAAAKSLEPGDHGTTYGGNPLACAAVSKVFDLFEKQDILAHVREITPYLEEKLDALVDKYDFLKERRGKGLMQGLEVMGRPVGEIVSRALGNGLIVISAGTNVLRFVPPLIISRSQIDEMTEKLEKSF; this is encoded by the coding sequence ATGTGCAGTAAGGATTATATAGAATTGGCAGAAAACAGTATTCTGCATACCTATAACCGTTTTCCAGTAGTACTTGACAAGGGAAAAGGTGTGTACCTCTATGATTTGGAGGGAAAAGAGTATCTGGATTTTGGAGCAGGGATTGCTGTTTTTTCTCTGGGATACGGAAATGAAGAATACAACGAGGCGCTAAAGGGACAGATTGACAAGCTGATACATACCTCAAACCTCTATTATAATGTACCTATGGCAGAGGCAGCGGATAAGCTTTTGAAGGCGTCAGGCATGAGTCGGGTGTTTTTTACCAACAGCGGAACAGAGGCTATTGAGGGGGCAATTAAGGCAGCCAGAAAATATGCCTGGTTAAAGGATAAAAGCACAGACCACGAAATCATTGCCATGCGCCATTCCTTCCACGGCAGAAGCCTTGGGGCATTGTCCGTCACAGGAAACAGACATTATCAGGAACCATTTAAGCCCTTAATCGGAGGTGTGAAATTTGCGGATTTCAATGATTTGGACAGCGTAAAGGAAGCAGTGACAGAGAAGACCTGTGCCATTATTCTGGAAACAGTGCAGGGAGAAGGCGGCATCTATCCTGCAGAAGAGGGATTTTTAAAAGGGATAAAAGAAATCTGTGCGGAAAAGGATATTCTTCTGATTCTGGATGAAATTCAGTGCGGTATGGGACGGACAGGAAGCATGTTTGCCTGGCAACAGTACGGTGTAGAGCCGGATATTATGACCTGCGCAAAAGCATTGGGCTGCGGTGTGCCGGTGGGAGCTTTTGTGCTGGGAGAAAAGGCAGCGGCAAAATCTTTAGAACCTGGGGATCACGGAACCACCTATGGGGGAAATCCCCTTGCCTGTGCAGCCGTGAGCAAGGTGTTTGATTTATTTGAAAAACAGGATATTTTGGCGCATGTGCGAGAAATTACCCCTTATTTGGAGGAAAAGTTGGACGCACTTGTGGATAAGTATGATTTTTTGAAAGAGCGGCGTGGAAAAGGTCTGATGCAGGGACTTGAGGTTATGGGAAGACCGGTAGGTGAGATTGTTTCAAGAGCATTGGGAAACGGGCTGATTGTGATTTCGGCAGGAACCAATGTCCTGCGTTTTGTACCGCCTTTGATTATAAGCCGCAGTCAGATTGATGAAATGACAGAAAAGCTGGAAAAAAGCTTTTAA
- the argB gene encoding acetylglutamate kinase has product MVKQKYLDKAEVLIEALPYIQRFNRKIIVVKYGGSAMVDEELKKSVIQDVVLLKLVGFKPIIVHGGGKEISRWVNKVGKEPKFVNGLRVTDAETMELAEMVLGKVNKELVSLVESLGVKAVGLSGKDGGLLKVEKKFSDGQDIGFVGNVTEVNPKILSDLLEKDFLPIVCPIGMDSEYAAYNINADDAACAIAKAMHAEKLAFLTDIEGVYKDPKDPESLISKLFVKEAKELISNGNVGGGMIPKLQNCIDAIEEGVSRVHILDGRIKHCLLLEIFTDKGIGTAILRKEAIQHYDVQ; this is encoded by the coding sequence ATGGTAAAACAGAAATATCTTGATAAGGCAGAAGTATTGATTGAGGCGCTTCCTTATATTCAGCGCTTTAACCGGAAAATCATTGTGGTAAAATACGGCGGCAGCGCCATGGTGGATGAAGAATTAAAAAAAAGCGTGATACAGGACGTGGTTTTATTAAAGCTGGTGGGATTTAAGCCCATTATTGTACACGGCGGAGGCAAGGAAATCAGTCGATGGGTAAACAAGGTGGGAAAAGAACCCAAATTTGTCAATGGACTGCGTGTTACAGATGCGGAAACCATGGAACTGGCGGAAATGGTCCTGGGAAAGGTGAATAAAGAACTGGTAAGTCTTGTGGAATCCCTGGGAGTAAAGGCTGTGGGATTAAGCGGCAAGGACGGAGGGCTTTTAAAGGTGGAGAAAAAGTTTTCCGATGGGCAGGACATTGGTTTTGTGGGAAATGTGACAGAAGTGAATCCTAAAATTTTGTCAGATCTTCTGGAAAAGGATTTTCTTCCTATTGTCTGTCCCATTGGTATGGACAGTGAATATGCTGCCTATAATATCAATGCTGATGATGCAGCCTGTGCCATTGCCAAAGCCATGCATGCAGAAAAGCTGGCGTTTCTGACAGATATTGAAGGCGTTTATAAAGATCCGAAAGACCCGGAAAGTCTGATTTCCAAGCTGTTTGTAAAAGAAGCAAAGGAATTGATTTCCAATGGAAATGTGGGTGGCGGCATGATTCCCAAGCTGCAGAACTGTATTGACGCCATTGAGGAGGGAGTTTCCAGAGTCCATATTCTGGACGGAAGAATTAAGCATTGTCTGCTTCTGGAAATTTTCACAGATAAAGGTATCGGAACCGCGATTTTAAGGAAGGAGGCCATACAGCATTATGATGTGCAGTAA